A genomic stretch from Onychostoma macrolepis isolate SWU-2019 chromosome 02, ASM1243209v1, whole genome shotgun sequence includes:
- the LOC131531850 gene encoding disabled homolog 1-like isoform X2: MSTEAELQADVKLSVKKESRRRGRDRSEQALVQRFRGDGVSYKAKLIGIDDVTATRGDKLCQDSMMKLKGIAASARSKGNHKQRIFLTVSFGGIKIYDERSGVLQHHHSVHEISYIAKDTRDHRAFGYVCGKKGNHKFVAIKTSHSAEPVILDLRDLFTLVYDIKQREESQKKAQKDKHCEQAVYQTILEDEIDDPVYQYIVFEAGHEPLRGHQSEESVYQVPTSQQKDGIYDVPKHHLMTNINQFDLFGDMATPPDILSMPASPAITLDPGRRRRQHRPELFTHLSPPAVPSGYMTMGAIQAAHWTQQSFATQAAPMAFGVQGPLQVAQMLPGGQPVIWGQANLFHSPATGQQQWAFVPAQTVGMGAHPIPAAVLQGLVPIAAMRPHSCEPPETSSNIMSPQHCVEPTLQESGSKDALNKDPQEETIAVHFCTSKHDAAQSSGTQEMDCCGELDLSQLRLTSESSVSPSPTDSCATPGLEQETMSPAVAPSIEPLLLTAKDSLVNVPEALEACAQTLSTDEIPPDAQINLPDSSQLDVQREMSSGTNEPQHTEEH; this comes from the exons GTCGGGATCGCAGCGAGCAGGCCCTGGTTCAGCGCTTCAGGGGCGACGGCGTCAGTTACAAGGCCAAGCTGATTGGGATTGATGACGTGACGGCCACACGCGGAGACAAGCTGTGCCAGGACTCcatgatgaagctgaag GGAATCGCTGCTTCAGCGCGGTCAAAAGGGAACCACAAACAGAGGATTTTCTTGACTGTGTCTTTTGGTGGAATCAAGATTTATGATGAGAGATCAGGG GTCTTACAGCACCACCACTCTGTACATGAAATCTCCTACATTGCCAAAGACACAAGGGACCATCGCGCCTTCGGCTACGTCTGCGGAAAAAAAGGCAACCACAAATTTGTTGCAATCAAGACCAGCCATTCG GCAGAGCCAGTCATACTGGACCTGCGTGACCTTTTCACCCTCGTCTATGACATCAAACAGAGGGAGGAGTCACAGAAAAAGGCTCAGAAAGACAAGCACTGTGAACAAGCCGTCTATCAG ACGATTCTGGAAGATGAGATTGATGATCCAGTGTATCAG TACATTGTGTTTGAAGCTGGACACGAGCCCCTCCGTGGCCACCAATCAGAGGAGAGCGTTTACCAG GTCCCCACAAGTCAGCAGAAAGACGGGATCTATGACGTTCCAAAACACCATCTTATGACT AATATAAACCAGTTTGATCTTTTCGGTGACATGGCAACCCCCCCAGACATCCTTTCT ATGCCAGCGTCACCTGCTATCACACTGGATCCTGGAAGGAGGCGACGTCAGCACCGTCCCGAACTCTTCACTCATTTAAGCCCACCGGCTGTGCCCTCAG GCTATATGACCATGGGTGCTATCCAGGCTGCTCACTGGACCCAACAGTCATTTGCTACCCAGGCTGCTCCAATGGCCTTCGGGGTTCAGGGACCATTGCAAGTGGCCCAGATGCTCCCTGGAGGCCAGCCTGTGATTTGGGGTCAGGCTAATCTCTTCCACTCTCCAGCCACGGGCCAGCAGCAATGGGCGTTCGTACCAGCCCAGACAGTTGGCATGGGAGCGCATCCGATTCCAGCCGCAGTGCTCCAGGGTCTGGTTCCCATAGCTGCCATGCGCCCTCACTCCTGTGAACCTCCCGAGACTTCGTCAAACATTATGAGCCCTCAGCACTGTGTAGAACCTACCCTACAGGAAAGTGGATCTAAGGACGCCCTAAACAAGGACCCCCAGGAGGAAACAATAGCTGTTCACTTTTGCACAAGCAAACATGATGCTGCACAGTCCTCTGGGACACAGGAAATGGACTGCTGTGGTGAGCTTGATCTTTCACAGTTGAGATTGACTTCAGAGTCGTCAGTATCACCATCCCCAACTGATTCTT GTGCTACTCCTGGTCTGGAGCAGGAAACCATGTCCCCAGCAGTTGCCCCCTCAATAGAGCCATTGCTCCTGACTGCAAAAGACAGCTTAGTCAATGTGCCAGAAGCTTTG GAGGCATGTGCTCAAACTCTCAGCACTGATGAGATACCACCAGATGCTCAGATAAACCTTCCAGACTCTTCACAGCTGGATGTCCAAAGAGAGATGTCTTCTGG GACGAATGAGCCTCAACATACAGAAGAGCACTGA
- the LOC131531850 gene encoding disabled homolog 1-like isoform X3 yields MSTEAELQADVKLSVKKESRRRGRDRSEQALVQRFRGDGVSYKAKLIGIDDVTATRGDKLCQDSMMKLKGIAASARSKGNHKQRIFLTVSFGGIKIYDERSGVLQHHHSVHEISYIAKDTRDHRAFGYVCGKKGNHKFVAIKTSHSAEPVILDLRDLFTLVYDIKQREESQKKAQKDKHCEQAVYQTILEDEIDDPVYQNINQFDLFGDMATPPDILSMPASPAITLDPGRRRRQHRPELFTHLSPPAVPSGYMTMGAIQAAHWTQQSFATQAAPMAFGVQGPLQVAQMLPGGQPVIWGQANLFHSPATGQQQWAFVPAQTVGMGAHPIPAAVLQGLVPIAAMRPHSCEPPETSSNIMSPQHCVEPTLQESGSKDALNKDPQEETIAVHFCTSKHDAAQSSGTQEMDCCGELDLSQLRLTSESSVSPSPTDSCATPGLEQETMSPAVAPSIEPLLLTAKDSLVNVPEALEACAQTLSTDEIPPDAQINLPDSSQLDVQREMSSGTNEPQHTEEH; encoded by the exons GTCGGGATCGCAGCGAGCAGGCCCTGGTTCAGCGCTTCAGGGGCGACGGCGTCAGTTACAAGGCCAAGCTGATTGGGATTGATGACGTGACGGCCACACGCGGAGACAAGCTGTGCCAGGACTCcatgatgaagctgaag GGAATCGCTGCTTCAGCGCGGTCAAAAGGGAACCACAAACAGAGGATTTTCTTGACTGTGTCTTTTGGTGGAATCAAGATTTATGATGAGAGATCAGGG GTCTTACAGCACCACCACTCTGTACATGAAATCTCCTACATTGCCAAAGACACAAGGGACCATCGCGCCTTCGGCTACGTCTGCGGAAAAAAAGGCAACCACAAATTTGTTGCAATCAAGACCAGCCATTCG GCAGAGCCAGTCATACTGGACCTGCGTGACCTTTTCACCCTCGTCTATGACATCAAACAGAGGGAGGAGTCACAGAAAAAGGCTCAGAAAGACAAGCACTGTGAACAAGCCGTCTATCAG ACGATTCTGGAAGATGAGATTGATGATCCAGTGTATCAG AATATAAACCAGTTTGATCTTTTCGGTGACATGGCAACCCCCCCAGACATCCTTTCT ATGCCAGCGTCACCTGCTATCACACTGGATCCTGGAAGGAGGCGACGTCAGCACCGTCCCGAACTCTTCACTCATTTAAGCCCACCGGCTGTGCCCTCAG GCTATATGACCATGGGTGCTATCCAGGCTGCTCACTGGACCCAACAGTCATTTGCTACCCAGGCTGCTCCAATGGCCTTCGGGGTTCAGGGACCATTGCAAGTGGCCCAGATGCTCCCTGGAGGCCAGCCTGTGATTTGGGGTCAGGCTAATCTCTTCCACTCTCCAGCCACGGGCCAGCAGCAATGGGCGTTCGTACCAGCCCAGACAGTTGGCATGGGAGCGCATCCGATTCCAGCCGCAGTGCTCCAGGGTCTGGTTCCCATAGCTGCCATGCGCCCTCACTCCTGTGAACCTCCCGAGACTTCGTCAAACATTATGAGCCCTCAGCACTGTGTAGAACCTACCCTACAGGAAAGTGGATCTAAGGACGCCCTAAACAAGGACCCCCAGGAGGAAACAATAGCTGTTCACTTTTGCACAAGCAAACATGATGCTGCACAGTCCTCTGGGACACAGGAAATGGACTGCTGTGGTGAGCTTGATCTTTCACAGTTGAGATTGACTTCAGAGTCGTCAGTATCACCATCCCCAACTGATTCTT GTGCTACTCCTGGTCTGGAGCAGGAAACCATGTCCCCAGCAGTTGCCCCCTCAATAGAGCCATTGCTCCTGACTGCAAAAGACAGCTTAGTCAATGTGCCAGAAGCTTTG GAGGCATGTGCTCAAACTCTCAGCACTGATGAGATACCACCAGATGCTCAGATAAACCTTCCAGACTCTTCACAGCTGGATGTCCAAAGAGAGATGTCTTCTGG GACGAATGAGCCTCAACATACAGAAGAGCACTGA